aaatgtaaataattccaAATAttttagttaaaaacaaatatctGCCTGATTTATGAGTCCAAAAGCTAATTACAATCAAATTCACtgtagattttttttacacttgcagcTAAATTGCCagatttttacctttttaaattgttttttttttctcctgtaaATGAAAACAAAGGTATTAAAAATGTGGCAACTTAGCTGCAGTTTTTGCAGTAATTACTcccatttttatgtaaaaaaaaaaagaagaaagaaaatggttggatggatttgTAACTATTATAATAAAtgttccgaaagggacaagcggtagcaaatgaatggatggatgaatggatgctcAGAAATGACATTATCTGAGCATGCATGCATGCGATGTGGCCCCTTGCcttgaaatgagtttgacacctttaGGTTTGTGCATGGACACCTATTGTTTATAttgaaaatgtcattgttttctaATCCCATTTGTGGTTCTTTCTATTCTGTAAATTCAGCAGCGATGTGAAACTCAAGGTGCGGGGGCCAAATTTGGTGCGCTGTGTCATCGTCTAATATGGCCTGAAAATAATGTGTCAAAGTACTTTTAAAGTTTATTATATTataaccaaaaatatatatacatatataaatatacattattccaaatattttagttgaaaaaaacatCTGCCTGATTTATTACAATCAAATTcactgtagatttttttttacactcacagCTAAACTGCCagatttttacctttttaaattatttttttttcctgtacatgacaaaaaatgtatataaaattgtggcgactgagctgcaGTTTTTGCAGTTATTACTCCCATTTttacaaatatgtaaaaaaaaaaagaaagaaagaaaatggttggatggatttgTAACTATTATAATACATGCTcagacagggacaagcggtagcaaatgaaTGGATGCTCAGAAATGACATTATCTGAGCATGCATGCATGCGATGTGGCCCCCTGCcttgaaatgagtttgacacctttaGGTTTGTGCATGGACACCTATTGTTTATATTGAAAATTTTATTATTTTCCTAATCCCATTTGTGGTCAACTGGCAAACCGGTTAAGGAAccattttctacttttttttttttttttcaagcccatctctttgtacacacacacacacacacacacacacacacacacacacacacacacacacacacacacacacacacacacacacacagccataaAAGTTTATAGCGGCTGTAATTCTGTCTGACTCTCACTGCGATCGTAAATAACTCTCCAAAAGAAATGCTGCTCCCAAATGGACAAAACACTACAAGGCATGGAGGAAGGggggcgtggggggggggggtctgatGAGTTGTTGGTGCCGGGGGGGTGGTGGGGGTCTAGGGGGGGTGCAGCCATAAAATAAAACGACATCCAAGGTGTAAAAAGTGTAAATGGTGGAGATTAGAATCCTCACCGTGGGCGATGTGCACCTTCTTCATCCAGGGATAGACCACAACGGGCGGCTTGTCCTTGGCCTGGCATGCACCTCCGGCGCCTCTCCGCTGCACCTGAGCGGGCTTATTGGCGCCCGTCATCCACGGCGTGTACCCCGCCTCCTTCCCGGCCGCGTCCTCACACTCGCCGCCGCCGCCGGGGAAAGGCGCACCTTGCTGGGGCAGGCGCTCGGCTCCCTCGCGGGGGCGATGCCCGGCCGCCCCCTGCAAGGGGTGCTCATAGGCGGCGGGCTGGGGCGCGTACGCGGCCTCCTGGTAGCGGCCGCCGTACGCGCAGCCGCCGTCCTGGGGGCCGTTATAAAACCCCCCTTGGTCAGCAAAATGGCCGTAATCTTCTTCACAAGGCGGGAAGTGCGGCTCAGCATATTTGCAGCTCACCACGTACGACTCCATGATTGATTTATAGCGGAGCTGGTAGGAGAATACTAATTTTTCTTCCTCGCCCCTCTTCTCCGTGCCTTGTTCCCCCCTCTGGCATCAAGCCATCCCGCGGCTGTCAAATAGACGGACGGTCGCGACGATCACGTGACGCTGCGGCCAGCCAATAGGAGCGCGCGTCACAGTCCttttaaggaaaaaaacaaaacaaaaatcgcgctaaaaaaacattcattataAGGCTGATGAAGAATTTTCCGGCGGAATAAATGAGAAAATGGTTCGTTTGTGTAGATTTAAGCGGCGTGTGGCTCATTCGGGGGTGTCCAACgtgaggcccgggggccatttgcagcccgcggCTTGAAACACGTCAAATAAAACaaggaaaaataatacaaattaaagcTCCAAGCAGCATCGGTCGggcccgctttggctgctgcccccgcgacccaagccctggtctaagtcagacctacatagaggtttttgtgtcatgtctctacgacaggggtgtcaaactcaaatacagagtgggcccaaaattttaaacgtaacaaagccacgggccaagattgaacaaattaacctttttagagggatccaaacaagttttgcattgaatcttgaacaaacaaggcttatataactttagtgacatgcaaagtcgagtttcaaatgatccatccatccattttctaccgcttgtcccttctggggtcgctggagccaacctcagctgcattcgggcggaaggcattatacaccctggacaagtcgccaccacatcacagggccaacacagatagacaaacaacattcacactcacattcacacactagggccaatttagtgttgccaatcatccatccatccattttctaccgcttattcccttttggagtcgcggggggcgctggcgcctatctcagctagagtcggacggaaggcggggtacaccctggacaagtcgccacctcatcacagggccaacacagatagacagacaacattcacactcacattcacacactagggccaatttagtgttgccaatcaacctatccccaggtgcatgtctttagaggtgggaggaagccgaagtacccggagggaacccacgcattcacggggagaacatgcaaactccacacagatttgaatccaggactgcaggaccttcgtattgtgaggcagacgcactaacccctctgccaccgtgaagcccggttgccaatcaacctatcaataataattaaaaaatatcaatggcatatcaaataaaatttaaataaaaattggggaggGCGGGTCTGGTGGTAGCgggcgtccaggaagagttagtgctgcaaagagtTCTGGGTATTATGTGTGTTagagtgcagatgttctcccgaaacgtgtttgtccttcttgtttggtgtggctccacagtgtgccgcgtatttgtaacagtgttagtcgtttatacggccaccctcagtttgacctgtatggctgttgaccaagtatgcgtggcattcgttcgtgtgtgttaaagccgcatacattatgtgactgggccagcacgttatttgtatggcggaaaagcggacgtgacgacaggttgtagaggacgctaaaggcagtgccttcgaggcacgcccccaatattgttgtccgggtggaaataggtagaaattcggaagaattgttgccccgggagatttttgggaggggcagtgaaatccgggagtctctcgggtaaatcgtgagggttggcaaacgcattgttacagcagcaccgcccctgtataataccagcgggccagctctaatcttaatttgaagtgaagtgaagtgaattatatttatatagcgcttttctcaaagtgactcaaagcgctttacattgtgaaacccaatatctaagttacattttttttaaaccagtgtgggtggcactgggagcaattgggtaatgtgtcttgcccaaggacacaacggcagtgactaggatgccagaagcggggatcgaacctgcaaccctcaagttgctggcatggccgctctaccaactgagctataccgtttgatattacctcaagggccaaatgaaattacacggcgggccaaatttggcccgcgggccagtgtttgacacccatgctctacgacattcctaacgaaagttacaagtagttttgtctgtgtttttttcctagggggcgctagagcgcaattttgattgatgtcccaatacttttgcctagtgttagccctaagtgtcccaatacttgtgtccagtggtagtcctaaatcagtggttctcaaatgggggtacgcgtacttaaaggtatgccaaagggtacgtgagatttttttttaaatattctaaaaatagcaacaattaaaaaatcctttataaatgtatttattgaatagtacttcaagataatgtgaatgtaagttcataaactgtggaaaaaaaaaatacaacaatgcaatattcagtgttgacagctacattttttgctggtgctgggctaaaatgtcccttccaaccaataacgtctcaaacatcattccgcgacgttttc
This sequence is a window from Nerophis ophidion isolate RoL-2023_Sa linkage group LG09, RoL_Noph_v1.0, whole genome shotgun sequence. Protein-coding genes within it:
- the LOC133558845 gene encoding homeobox protein Hox-D4b-like; its protein translation is MESYVVSCKYAEPHFPPCEEDYGHFADQGGFYNGPQDGGCAYGGRYQEAAYAPQPAAYEHPLQGAAGHRPREGAERLPQQGAPFPGGGGECEDAAGKEAGYTPWMTGANKPAQVQRRGAGGACQAKDKPPVVVYPWMKKVHIAHVNPNHVGPEPKRLRTAYTRQQVLELEKEFHFSRYLTRRRRLEVAHTLCLTERQVKVWFQNRRMRWKKDNKLPNTKGRGKAKKAAVTDGVHQGK